The genomic region TCACTTTCCAGGTACTGTCATCAACTTGAATCAATTGATGCCTTTCAATTCTCGTACAGATTCAGCAGGCACCTTCTAACCTCCTGGTGGCACTACTTCCAGTTCTTGTTGAACAGGAACACAAGGTCTCCAAATTGTCTCTGTGCCGACATCCATAAGTGCAATGCCCTTTGCTTGCAAATCAGCTCTCATCTGATCACTTTTTAAGAAATCTTTGTTTCTCCTCACTTCTACCCTTTCACTAATTAGACGCAACACATCATCTTCCACCAACCCTGCTCTTGTTAATGCCCTGTCCCTCAATTGCAGCAAAACCTGTTCAGCAGAAAATCCTTCTGTAGAGTTAAATTTTGACAGCCGGCATGCATCCATAACAtcataatacaaaataaaagctcATCACCTCAGCATAAGAGCAAGGTGGCTGCAATCCAAGAACATCTAAAACTTTCTTAACTTCTTTTTCAACTTCTGTAAGGGATTGAATTACAGATAATCTTTGTTGCTTTTGTTGCTTCTTCTGTCAAATTCAAAtagaatatgtatgttatcCTGCATACACATGACCCAAGACCgaatatatgtgtgtgtgcagagagagagagaaagagagagagagagagagagatcagCATGCTGGAAGATAAACAGAAAGGGTTCCCAAAGCATACCTTTAGCATGGTCAACAAATTGTTTATTAACTTCAGTGCTTCTAGAAAGGCCCCAGTCAGTATAAGTGAAGTGCTCAAGTCATCTGACATTTTTGCCTGGAATTCACTGCATAGCTTGCTAATACATTCCTGGGCATCTGGAGTAGTCCGAGCTGGTTTGCCATCCTTAGGCCTTTCTTCTTGCAGTTGTAATAATGCATCTTGACAATCTTTCAAAGTCTGTACATCGATGCAGGTGAGGATAATTTTCCAAAGAATTGAATCTAAAGTCCAGGTACACTTGACTATGCTAGTGAATTATAACTCAGTGTCTTTGGGCCAACTCAGAAAAACAATTACTATGTATTTTCACACCAACAAATCACAGTAATTCTTTTGAGTACTTTTAACTGGAAGGAGACAAAAATCTACCCATAGTGCAATTGTTATCAATTATAGAAGAAATTTTAAGCAGCCAGGGGCCACATCACACAAAGCAGGAACtccaagaaataaaaaaaggcaCACTCATGCATCCATGTACCATGCACATATGCAAGCCCTTCTGAGTAAACAAATCCTAGGAACAAATTTTAACCCTAAAAGGCCAAATAACTGTGTCAAGATGTCTGAGCTCTGACCAGCACATGCCTGTTGCCAGGCTAAAATATGATGAGAAGTGAAATAAGCTTCCAACctgatatatataaaatacagCTTCAGATGCACCTTCCAGCTGCACAACAGAGTAATTGAGAGGAGAACGGTAGTGGGCACTTATCAAGAAGTATCTCAAAGCCAGTGGATGATATCTCTCAGTAATCTAGAAGAAAATGCATAAATGACCACAAACAAGGAAGCTCATATGAGAATACAACTTCTGTGATCTTCACCAGAggaggaaaaataaaacagataACCAGCCCCAACGTTACCTGGCGGATTGTGAAAAAGTTACCTAAAGATTTTGACATCTTCTCATTGTTATTAGTAACATGTCCATTGTGCATCCAATAACTCACGTCACTCTCCTGGCATGCAGCACAACTCTGAGCAATCTCATTTTCATGGTGTGGGAAAATCAAATCAAGCCCACCACCATGAATGTCAAATTTGAAACTTAAATAATGTGCACTCATTGCGCTGCATTCTATGTGCCACCCAGGTCGTCCATGTCCCCATGGGCTGTCCCAAGATGGCTCACCTGGCTTTGCAGCCtgaaacaatttttaaatatcaaaaCTCAGAGATGTTGCCAACATTATAAATGGTAGGTGACTGATGCAGAATGAGAATAGATGAACAGGTTTTGAAATTATATGTTATGCAACTTGAGAATTTCAGAAATTAGCATGTTCTTAAAATGTAGGGAGAAAATATGTATTTTACAACTCCTACAAATTATTggtttatttttgtaattagggCTTGACATCCTTGTACGTTATATAGTTGCCTATTTAAAAGTCCCATTACCAGTGTTTAAGGAAAAGTTTTAGAGTCTACAATTACATATATACTTCTCATATTTTGGTAGGTTCACTTAAATTATAGGTTTCATTTGTTATTGAGGCCCTAATATCtaaaaagtttttaatctaTCACTCTCATAATctaattcttctttttattcttcatATTTTAAACTTACATAACCTTTCCCATTTTTGCTGCTGCCTTCTCTAACAAGTTTAAAATCAGATGATTCTTCCTTCTTAGAACCATGAAACCCTAACTCCTCCCAGATCCAACAGTCCTTAAATCAATCAATAGAAATAATCACTTTCTCCTTTTcattttagatataaatattcaGACAAATAATACTCGAGCATGACTCATTCACTATTGAGAGTGTTCATGCTCAAGCTGTTCGAGTAATGAGTCAAGTAACctttaaaactttgaaataCTTGGCTCAAGTGTCTCACAAACTTATTgagcttttgaatttttaattatacatatataaataatatataatatttatttacatattattaagttttatttaagttttgaaTTCAAGTTCGAGCTTGAGCCTGGGTTGAGTTTCTTAGCAACTtacttaaatttaataataactGAGCTTAATCAATTTGAACTCAAGCAGCTCGATTATTTTTCAAGATGAGCTTGAGCACAAAAAGATGTAGCTCAAAAGCCTCTAAgtctttataaaaaataagtgcTCAAGCCTGGCACTGTATTGCTTGGCTCGGCCTGGTTCAATTACACCCCTAAACTGTACCAAGCAGTTAACTTAAGTAGGTTTCGCACCTTCCATAATGCAAAGTCAGAAGGATTACGCTTCCTTGAGTCAACAGCAACACGTTCACCAGCTCTATTGTTTTCCAGCTTCTGCCCGGATAACTTGCCATAATTTGGGAATTTATCAACAGCAAAAAACACATCCCCATCAACCACATATCCAAAGTCTTTGTTTATAATCTGCAAAATGCAAATATAGGAAAAAGCTATTGGGAAAACAATTGCACAAGAAGCATTTCCTTTACACTTAGCAAgagacaaaagaaataaaagtgtCTTTAGCAATATTTGACTATAACACAACAACAGCAAAGtcaataaaagaaatggaaatattgagagaaaataaagtaaGTGTATAAGCCAATATATTTTAACAGGTAAAGTAGAGGGTGGATTGTAGCTCTCACAAAACAAAGCATCTCTCAGGGCATGGGTAACTTTAgctcaataactctcaaacaATGAAATTGGGCAACTTTAGCTCAATATAAAGTGGCAGCTTTACAAAGGTTGAAAAGTGCTCTGCTTCTTCGTGGTCAATATTAAAAGGAAAACTTCTAAAATGCCACTTATAAGAACAGGGAATGGACCATTTCATACATTTCCTCTGGCTACATCAATGATAATCATAGGGCAGATGCAGAGTATTGCAGGCATACGGTAGATCAAACACATTCTATCAAAACAATAGGGTAAATGAGCTGAATATATAACTACCACATATTACCATTTAAATgtcttaattttttgttaatgcaaaaaatacatacatacatgcattacatatataaataaagtgtTATCATGGATTCTTATGAGAATTTCCCTAAAGTAACAGTAGAAATGCAACAGTGTGCTTGATCATGATTATGAGCACTACATTTttacagagagagagagagagatgcaAGGGTGCAAAGGGAAGAGAGGTGGTGCG from Theobroma cacao cultivar B97-61/B2 chromosome 9, Criollo_cocoa_genome_V2, whole genome shotgun sequence harbors:
- the LOC18589184 gene encoding cysteine--tRNA ligase 2, cytoplasmic encodes the protein MDSSKRETNLKKAPKTMTKKETEEFQFVVYSTMTQQKEVFKPKIPGKVGMYVCGVTAYDFSHLGHARAAVAFDVLYRYLQHLGYEVTYVRNFTDVDDKIIRRANETGEDPLSLSDRYCKEYNVDMADLQCLSPTHEPRVSDHLEQIKDMITQIINKDFGYVVDGDVFFAVDKFPNYGKLSGQKLENNRAGERVAVDSRKRNPSDFALWKAAKPGEPSWDSPWGHGRPGWHIECSAMSAHYLSFKFDIHGGGLDLIFPHHENEIAQSCAACQESDVSYWMHNGHVTNNNEKMSKSLGNFFTIRQITERYHPLALRYFLISAHYRSPLNYSVVQLEGASEAVFYIYQTLKDCQDALLQLQEERPKDGKPARTTPDAQECISKLCSEFQAKMSDDLSTSLILTGAFLEALKLINNLLTMLKKKQQKQQRLSVIQSLTEVEKEVKKVLDVLGLQPPCSYAEVLLQLRDRALTRAGLVEDDVLRLISERVEVRRNKDFLKSDQMRADLQAKGIALMDVGTETIWRPCVPVQQELEVVPPGG